From the Burkholderia glumae LMG 2196 = ATCC 33617 genome, one window contains:
- a CDS encoding chromate transporter: MSSPLTHAEARRAVGIGELFVGFLGLGLVSFGGALPFARRALVEERRWLTPEEFTDLLGLCQFLPGGNVINLSVAVGMRFRGVPGALAGLLGLIAGPTLVVVGLGVIYARTQGDPRVQHLFGGLAAAAAGLLIAMAVKVARPLRQAPAAAGVALLAFAAIAVARLPLLATMLVLTPLSIWLASRARTLPAGGRR; encoded by the coding sequence ATGTCATCTCCCCTCACGCATGCCGAGGCGCGCCGCGCGGTCGGCATCGGCGAGCTGTTTGTCGGCTTTCTCGGGCTCGGGCTCGTGTCGTTCGGCGGCGCGCTGCCGTTCGCGCGCCGCGCCCTGGTGGAGGAGCGCCGCTGGCTCACGCCCGAGGAGTTCACCGATCTGCTCGGCCTCTGCCAGTTCCTGCCGGGCGGCAACGTGATCAACCTGTCGGTGGCCGTGGGAATGCGCTTTCGCGGCGTGCCGGGCGCGCTCGCCGGGCTGCTCGGGCTGATCGCGGGGCCGACGCTGGTGGTGGTCGGGCTCGGCGTGATCTACGCGAGGACGCAGGGCGACCCGCGCGTGCAGCACCTGTTCGGCGGGCTCGCCGCGGCCGCGGCCGGCCTCCTGATCGCGATGGCGGTGAAGGTCGCGCGGCCGCTGCGGCAGGCGCCGGCCGCGGCCGGCGTGGCGCTGCTCGCGTTCGCGGCGATCGCCGTGGCGCGGCTGCCGCTGCTCGCCACCATGCTGGTGCTCACGCCGCTGAGCATCTGGCTCGCCTCGCGCGCACGCACGCTGCCCGCCGGAGGCCGGCGATGA
- a CDS encoding transcriptional regulator GcvA, with protein sequence MTRLLPPFPALRAFEAAARHESFSAAGDELHVTHGAISRQVAALEAWLGRPVFQRHGKRVRLTEDGRRYLASVSAAFEQIATATARMRDTAPEHVLRINAQSTIAMKWLLPRLSRFQRDMPNVELKLSTSSAPLDQLDGQFDVAIRSGPGHWPNRATGHFLDETLLPVCSPALLKRMPIAQADDLSRHVLLHSDTRPTAWRDWFAAAGTPLRARKKQSFDHFYLALQAAVDGLGVALGPLPLIDDELAGGRLVLPLDGPRIASRRYWWIAAREAAPPVVQFCAWLDAQARRA encoded by the coding sequence ATGACCCGCCTCCTGCCCCCGTTCCCGGCGCTGCGTGCCTTCGAGGCCGCCGCTCGCCATGAAAGCTTCAGCGCCGCCGGCGACGAGCTGCATGTGACCCACGGTGCGATCAGCCGCCAGGTGGCGGCGCTCGAGGCCTGGCTCGGCCGGCCGGTGTTCCAGCGCCACGGCAAGCGCGTGCGGCTGACCGAGGACGGGCGCCGCTATCTGGCCTCGGTGTCCGCCGCGTTCGAGCAGATCGCCACCGCCACCGCGCGCATGCGCGACACCGCGCCCGAGCACGTGCTGCGCATCAACGCGCAGTCGACCATCGCGATGAAATGGCTGCTGCCGCGGCTGTCGCGGTTCCAGCGCGACATGCCCAACGTCGAGCTGAAGCTGTCCACCTCGAGCGCGCCGCTCGACCAGCTCGACGGCCAGTTCGACGTGGCGATCCGCAGCGGCCCGGGCCACTGGCCGAACCGCGCCACCGGCCACTTCCTCGACGAGACGCTGCTGCCGGTGTGCAGCCCGGCGCTCCTCAAGCGCATGCCGATCGCGCAGGCCGACGACCTGTCGCGCCACGTGCTGCTGCACTCCGACACGCGGCCCACCGCGTGGCGCGACTGGTTCGCGGCGGCCGGCACGCCGCTGCGGGCCCGCAAGAAGCAGTCGTTCGATCATTTCTACCTGGCGCTGCAGGCGGCCGTGGACGGGCTCGGCGTGGCGCTCGGCCCGCTGCCGCTGATCGACGACGAACTCGCGGGCGGCCGGCTCGTGCTGCCGCTCGACGGCCCGCGCATCGCCTCGCGCCGCTACTGGTGGATCGCCGCGCGCGAGGCCGCGCCGCCCGTCGTGCAGTTCTGCGCCTGGCTCGACGCGCAGGCGCGGCGCGCCTGA
- a CDS encoding solute carrier family 23 protein, with protein sequence MADSHFPRWRLAARGATRVVAPDERLPWPQMVAMGVQHVVAMFGSTVLAPLLMGFDPNLCIFMSGIGTLLFFVLVGGRVPSYLGSSFAFIGLVVAVTGYGGSGANPNIPVALGGIIACGVVYAVIGAIVSAVGTRWIETLMPPVVTGAIVAVIGLNLAPIAVKGVSGSTFDSVMALVTVLCVGAVAVFARGTVQRLLILVGLLIAYAIYAVLTNGLGLGRPIDFSIVANAHWFGIPGFTAPVFEPHAMLLLAPVAVILVAENLGHIKAVSAMTGHNLDRYVGRAFIGDALATIVSGSAGGTGVTTYAENIGVMAVTRIYSTLVFGVAALIAVGLGFSPKFGALIRTIPGPVLGGVSIVVFGLIAVTGARIWVVNRVDFSDNRNLIVAAVTLVLGAGDFSLKLGGFALGGIGTATFGAILLYALLRREKEPGPVV encoded by the coding sequence ATGGCCGATTCCCACTTCCCGCGCTGGCGCCTTGCCGCGCGCGGCGCCACCCGCGTGGTCGCCCCCGACGAACGGCTGCCGTGGCCGCAGATGGTGGCGATGGGCGTGCAGCACGTGGTGGCGATGTTCGGCTCCACCGTGCTCGCGCCGCTGCTGATGGGCTTCGATCCCAACCTCTGCATCTTCATGTCGGGCATCGGCACGCTGCTGTTCTTCGTGCTGGTGGGCGGGCGCGTGCCGAGCTATCTCGGCTCGAGCTTCGCGTTCATCGGCCTGGTGGTGGCCGTGACGGGCTACGGCGGCAGCGGCGCGAACCCGAACATTCCGGTGGCGCTCGGCGGCATCATCGCCTGCGGGGTGGTGTACGCCGTGATCGGCGCGATCGTGTCGGCGGTCGGCACGCGCTGGATCGAGACGCTGATGCCGCCGGTGGTGACCGGCGCGATCGTCGCCGTGATCGGCCTGAACCTCGCGCCGATCGCCGTGAAGGGCGTGAGCGGCAGCACCTTCGACAGCGTGATGGCGCTGGTGACGGTGCTCTGCGTGGGCGCGGTGGCGGTGTTCGCGCGCGGCACCGTGCAGCGCCTGCTGATCCTGGTGGGGCTGCTGATCGCCTATGCGATCTACGCGGTGCTCACCAACGGGCTCGGGCTCGGCCGGCCGATCGACTTCTCGATCGTGGCCAACGCGCACTGGTTCGGCATCCCGGGCTTCACGGCGCCGGTGTTCGAGCCGCACGCGATGCTGCTGCTCGCGCCGGTGGCGGTGATCCTGGTGGCCGAGAATCTCGGCCACATCAAGGCGGTGAGCGCGATGACGGGCCACAACCTCGATCGCTACGTGGGCCGCGCGTTCATCGGCGACGCGCTCGCCACCATCGTCTCGGGCAGCGCCGGCGGCACCGGCGTGACCACCTATGCCGAGAACATCGGCGTGATGGCCGTCACGCGCATCTACTCGACGCTGGTGTTCGGCGTGGCCGCGCTGATCGCCGTCGGGCTCGGCTTCTCGCCGAAGTTCGGCGCGCTGATCCGCACGATTCCGGGGCCGGTGCTGGGCGGCGTGTCGATCGTGGTGTTCGGGCTGATCGCGGTGACGGGCGCGCGGATCTGGGTGGTCAACCGCGTCGATTTCTCCGACAACCGCAACCTGATCGTGGCCGCCGTCACGCTCGTGCTCGGCGCCGGCGACTTCTCGCTGAAGCTCGGCGGCTTCGCGCTCGGCGGGATCGGCACCGCCACGTTCGGCGCGATCCTGCTCTATGCGCTGCTGCGCCGGGAGAAGGAGCCGGGCCCGGTGGTCTGA
- the flgL gene encoding flagellar hook-associated protein FlgL — protein MRISTSQFYTQNIELMNNQQSQLSELYQQVASGNTLLTAADDPLGAAQAVQLSASSATLAQYSSNQSSALSSLQLEDKTLSSVTNVLNAVIPSLSGAINGTLSDSDRSALAAQLQGQRDTLLQLANTTDGTGNYLFAGLQSGNQPFTNSPSGGVMFSGDTGQRTVQLSDSVSVAIGDSGARVFTSVPALGSLSVPASNPSNTGTGTIGVITGGTPGDPTNNHAFTVTFGGTTGAPTYTVTDNATTPPTVGTAQTYTAGSAISIGSQSMIISGNPAPGDSFTLTPATQAGGDMIGALDAAIAALKQPVGSGAAAGATLNNALSTALTKMQNAVANVTTVQASVGGREQEVKSMQTITSTNSLQITNSLTDLTQANMPAAITQLLQVQNSLTAAQQAFSKVQGLSLFQYLN, from the coding sequence ATGCGCATCTCGACCTCGCAGTTCTATACCCAGAACATCGAGCTGATGAACAATCAGCAGTCGCAGCTCTCGGAGCTCTATCAGCAGGTCGCGAGCGGCAACACGCTGCTCACGGCCGCCGACGATCCGCTCGGCGCGGCCCAGGCGGTGCAGCTCTCGGCCTCCTCGGCCACGCTCGCGCAGTACTCGTCGAACCAGTCGTCGGCGCTGTCCTCGCTGCAGCTCGAGGACAAGACGCTGAGCAGCGTGACGAACGTGCTGAACGCGGTGATCCCGTCGCTGTCGGGCGCCATCAACGGCACGCTGTCGGACAGCGACCGCTCGGCGCTCGCCGCCCAGCTGCAAGGCCAGCGCGACACGCTGCTGCAGCTCGCCAACACCACCGACGGCACCGGCAACTACCTGTTCGCGGGCCTGCAGAGCGGCAACCAGCCGTTCACGAACTCGCCCTCGGGCGGCGTGATGTTCTCGGGCGACACCGGCCAGCGCACGGTGCAGCTCTCCGATTCGGTCAGCGTGGCGATCGGCGACAGCGGCGCGCGCGTGTTCACCTCGGTGCCCGCGCTCGGCAGCCTCTCGGTGCCGGCCAGCAACCCGAGCAACACCGGCACCGGCACGATCGGCGTGATCACCGGCGGCACCCCCGGCGACCCGACCAACAACCACGCGTTCACGGTCACGTTCGGCGGCACCACCGGCGCGCCCACCTACACGGTCACCGACAATGCGACCACGCCGCCCACGGTCGGCACCGCGCAGACCTACACGGCGGGCAGCGCGATCAGCATCGGCAGCCAGAGCATGATCATCTCGGGCAACCCGGCGCCGGGCGACAGCTTCACGCTGACGCCGGCCACCCAGGCGGGCGGCGACATGATCGGCGCGCTCGATGCCGCGATCGCGGCGCTCAAGCAGCCGGTGGGCAGCGGCGCGGCGGCCGGCGCCACGCTCAACAACGCGCTGAGCACCGCGCTGACCAAGATGCAGAACGCGGTGGCCAACGTCACCACGGTGCAGGCCTCGGTGGGCGGCCGCGAGCAGGAGGTGAAGTCGATGCAGACCATCACCAGCACCAACTCGCTGCAGATCACCAACAGCCTGACCGACCTGACGCAGGCCAACATGCCGGCCGCGATCACGCAGCTGCTGCAGGTGCAGAATTCGCTGACCGCGGCGCAGCAGGCATTCTCGAAGGTGCAGGGCCTGTCGCTGTTCCAGTATCTGAACTGA
- the flgK gene encoding flagellar hook-associated protein FlgK, translating to MSNLLNLGLSGLNAAQWGINTTGQNISNQATPGYSVERVVYAESDGQYTPNGFLPSGVTTVTVQRQYSQYLSDQLNTAQAASSSLSTYSQMVATLNNYIGSPTGGIASAISSYFSGLQNVSASASSAASRATAISNAATLANQLTSAGSEFDALRQSVNTQLQSSVTQVNSLTTQIAQLNQQITVASQGGQPPNQLLDQRDHALATLQTVVGVQVVQSNGNYNVQMANGQPLVVGNTSYTMSAVPSPSDPSELTLGLQNTAAGSGAAGQMQVLTGSNITGGTIGGLIQFRSQTLDPAEAKLGAIAVSFASQVNAQNALGIDANGNVGGDLFSVATPQTIANTNNTGDATITASFANGQQPPTSDYTLSYDGTSYTLKDRYSGGVIGTATSLPATLGGLKLSVDDATKLKAGDSFTLEPTRSALNGFASVGTPSTIAAASPVLATVGTSNAGSAAITPGTVTAGYQMPSTTTTLTYNAASKSLTGFPAGTTVTVNTTPPSSYPITGSTTQVPYDSTAGASLTITSTVQPPPSGVMNNVSMQITGSPVDGDTFTIARGGASNDGRNAQALSNLVRSKVFDGGTSTLTTAYGSYVNGVGNTAAQLSAASTAQTALVSQITQQQQSVSGVNQDEEAVNLMQYQQMYQANAKVIQTASTLFSTLLGIFN from the coding sequence ATGAGCAACCTTCTGAACCTCGGACTCAGCGGCCTGAACGCTGCGCAGTGGGGCATCAACACGACCGGCCAGAACATCAGCAATCAGGCCACGCCCGGTTACTCGGTCGAGCGCGTGGTGTATGCCGAATCCGATGGCCAATACACCCCGAACGGCTTCCTGCCGTCCGGCGTCACCACCGTCACGGTGCAGCGCCAGTACAGCCAGTACCTGTCCGACCAGCTCAACACGGCGCAGGCCGCCAGCAGCTCGCTGAGCACCTATTCGCAGATGGTCGCGACGCTGAACAACTACATCGGCAGCCCGACGGGCGGCATCGCCTCGGCGATCTCGAGCTACTTCAGCGGCCTGCAGAACGTGAGCGCCAGCGCGTCGAGCGCGGCCTCGCGCGCGACCGCGATCAGCAACGCCGCGACGCTCGCCAACCAGCTGACCTCGGCCGGCTCGGAATTCGACGCGCTGCGCCAGAGCGTCAACACGCAGCTGCAGAGCTCGGTCACGCAAGTCAACTCGCTGACCACGCAGATCGCCCAGCTGAACCAGCAGATCACGGTGGCGAGCCAGGGCGGCCAGCCGCCGAACCAGCTGCTCGACCAGCGCGACCATGCGCTGGCGACGCTGCAGACCGTCGTCGGCGTGCAGGTGGTGCAGAGCAACGGCAACTACAACGTGCAGATGGCCAACGGCCAGCCGCTGGTGGTGGGCAACACCAGCTACACGATGTCGGCGGTGCCCTCGCCGTCGGACCCGAGCGAGCTGACCCTCGGCCTGCAGAACACCGCGGCCGGCTCGGGCGCGGCCGGCCAGATGCAGGTGCTGACCGGCAGCAACATCACCGGCGGCACGATCGGCGGCCTGATTCAGTTCCGCAGCCAGACGCTCGATCCGGCCGAGGCGAAGCTCGGCGCGATCGCGGTCAGCTTCGCCTCGCAGGTGAACGCGCAGAACGCGCTCGGCATCGACGCGAACGGCAACGTGGGCGGCGACCTGTTCAGCGTGGCCACCCCGCAGACCATCGCCAACACCAACAACACCGGCGACGCCACCATCACGGCGAGCTTCGCCAACGGCCAGCAGCCGCCGACGAGCGACTACACGCTGTCCTACGACGGCACCAGCTACACGCTGAAGGACCGCTACTCGGGCGGCGTGATCGGCACGGCCACCTCGCTGCCGGCCACCCTGGGCGGCCTCAAGCTGTCGGTCGACGACGCCACCAAGCTGAAGGCGGGCGATTCGTTCACGCTCGAGCCCACCCGCAGCGCGCTCAACGGCTTCGCCTCGGTCGGCACGCCCTCGACGATCGCGGCCGCCTCGCCGGTGCTGGCCACGGTCGGCACCAGCAACGCCGGCTCGGCCGCCATCACGCCGGGCACGGTCACGGCCGGCTACCAGATGCCGTCGACCACCACGACGCTGACCTACAACGCCGCCTCGAAGTCGCTGACGGGCTTCCCGGCCGGCACCACGGTGACCGTCAACACCACGCCGCCGAGCTCGTACCCGATCACGGGCAGCACCACCCAGGTGCCCTACGACTCGACCGCGGGCGCCTCGCTGACGATCACCAGCACGGTCCAGCCGCCGCCCTCGGGCGTGATGAACAACGTGTCGATGCAGATCACCGGCAGCCCCGTCGACGGCGACACCTTCACGATCGCCCGGGGCGGCGCGAGCAACGACGGCCGCAACGCGCAGGCCCTGTCGAACCTCGTCCGTTCGAAGGTCTTCGACGGCGGCACCTCGACGCTGACCACCGCCTACGGCTCCTACGTGAACGGCGTCGGCAACACCGCCGCGCAGCTCAGCGCGGCGAGCACCGCCCAGACCGCCCTCGTCAGCCAGATCACGCAGCAGCAGCAGTCGGTGTCGGGCGTGAACCAGGACGAGGAAGCAGTAAACCTGATGCAGTACCAGCAGATGTACCAGGCGAACGCGAAGGTGATCCAGACCGCCTCGACGCTGTTCAGCACGCTGCTCGGCATCTTCAACTGA
- a CDS encoding flagellar brake protein produces the protein MNNEALIEASGDDGSLPDYGRRNPLEIGVQLRNLVNRGDFLTVRYSGGQLVTRVLEVDVGAGTFVFDWGAVEGQNASLLAAPYGVFEGMPDGVRVEFTIETPVATDFEGRPAFRAKFPDVLYFVQRREYFRVDAPVLEPYLARGTLPEGESFTFEIDNLSLGGIGLRTGDERAAALEPGLTLEEVELNLTGHGKLALDLELVSQRSLETPSGARRYYLGFRFVSLPGAAENTLQRLITQLEVKRRQLARA, from the coding sequence ATGAATAACGAAGCACTGATCGAAGCGTCTGGGGATGACGGTTCGCTCCCTGATTACGGCCGTCGCAACCCGCTCGAAATCGGCGTGCAGTTGCGCAATCTCGTCAACCGGGGCGATTTCCTGACGGTGCGTTATTCGGGCGGACAGCTCGTGACGCGCGTGCTCGAGGTCGACGTGGGCGCCGGCACCTTCGTGTTCGACTGGGGCGCCGTGGAAGGGCAGAACGCCAGCCTGCTGGCCGCGCCCTACGGGGTCTTCGAGGGGATGCCCGACGGGGTGCGCGTCGAGTTCACGATCGAGACGCCGGTGGCCACCGATTTCGAGGGCCGGCCCGCGTTCCGCGCCAAGTTCCCCGACGTGCTCTATTTCGTGCAGCGCCGCGAGTATTTCCGCGTCGATGCGCCGGTGCTCGAGCCCTATCTCGCGCGCGGCACGCTGCCCGAGGGCGAGAGCTTCACGTTCGAGATCGACAATCTCTCGCTGGGCGGCATCGGGCTGCGCACCGGCGACGAACGCGCCGCGGCGCTCGAACCGGGCCTCACGCTGGAAGAGGTCGAACTGAACCTGACCGGCCACGGCAAGCTCGCGCTCGACCTGGAACTGGTCTCGCAGCGCAGCCTCGAGACGCCGAGCGGCGCGCGCCGCTACTACCTCGGGTTCCGCTTCGTGTCGCTGCCCGGCGCCGCCGAAAACACCTTGCAACGTCTCATCACGCAGCTCGAAGTCAAGCGTCGCCAGCTCGCGCGCGCGTAG
- the flgJ gene encoding flagellar assembly peptidoglycan hydrolase FlgJ, producing MANLPNADLAAGTDLTQRFALDVQGFDQLRRQADASPGAGMKQVATQFDAMFSQMMLKSMRDATPQDGVFDSNTSKLYTSMLDQQLSQQMASRGIGVADALMKQLMRNMNPAAGAAAAGGPAGALGALGGTAGNEGGLAAAGALAQALANARGNNRLSGVAGYTASSALTPPVKGNGTSPDQDGFVDKLAGAAQAASAATGIPARFIVGQAALESGWGKREIRGRDGSTSYNVFGIKATKNWTGRTVSAVTTEYVGGQPRRVVAQFRAYDSYQHAMTDYATMLKNNPRYANVVTGSTTPESFANGMQRAGYATDPHYAKKLISILRQIV from the coding sequence ATGGCCAATCTTCCGAATGCCGACCTCGCCGCCGGCACCGACCTTACCCAGCGCTTCGCGCTCGACGTGCAGGGCTTCGACCAGCTGCGCCGGCAGGCCGACGCCTCGCCCGGCGCCGGCATGAAGCAGGTCGCCACGCAGTTCGACGCGATGTTCTCGCAGATGATGCTCAAGAGCATGCGCGATGCGACGCCGCAGGACGGCGTGTTCGACTCGAACACCTCGAAGCTCTACACCTCGATGCTCGACCAGCAGCTCTCGCAGCAGATGGCCTCGCGCGGCATCGGCGTGGCCGACGCGCTGATGAAGCAGCTGATGCGCAACATGAATCCGGCGGCCGGCGCGGCCGCCGCCGGCGGCCCGGCGGGGGCGCTGGGCGCACTCGGCGGCACCGCCGGCAACGAGGGCGGCCTCGCCGCGGCCGGCGCGCTGGCCCAGGCGCTCGCCAACGCGCGCGGCAACAACCGGCTCAGCGGCGTTGCCGGCTACACGGCCTCGAGCGCGCTGACGCCGCCCGTCAAGGGCAACGGCACCTCGCCCGACCAGGACGGCTTCGTCGACAAGCTGGCGGGCGCGGCGCAGGCGGCCAGCGCGGCCACCGGCATCCCGGCGCGCTTCATCGTCGGCCAGGCGGCGCTCGAATCGGGCTGGGGCAAGCGCGAGATCCGCGGCCGCGACGGCAGCACCAGCTACAACGTGTTCGGCATCAAGGCGACCAAGAACTGGACCGGGCGCACCGTGTCGGCCGTCACGACCGAGTACGTCGGCGGCCAGCCGCGCCGCGTGGTGGCGCAGTTCCGCGCCTACGATTCCTACCAGCACGCGATGACCGACTACGCCACCATGCTCAAGAACAACCCGCGCTACGCGAACGTGGTGACCGGCTCGACCACCCCGGAAAGCTTCGCCAACGGCATGCAGCGCGCCGGTTACGCGACCGACCCGCACTACGCGAAGAAACTGATCTCGATCCTGCGCCAGATCGTCTGA
- a CDS encoding flagellar basal body P-ring protein FlgI — protein sequence MIDFLSSRRLPRLLRGLRAALAVGLAFALGCALPAASARAERLKDLAQIQGVRDNPLIGYGLVVGLDGTGDQTTQTPFTTQTLANMLANLGISINNGTSTGGTASLSNLQLKNVAAVMVTATLPPFARPGEAIDVTVSSLGNAKSLRGGTLLLTPLKGADGQVYALAQGNMAVGGAGASANGSRVQVNQLAAGRITGGAIVERSVPNALAQMNGVLLLQLNDMDYGTAERIVTAVNSNLGPGIATALDGRTIQLTAPSDPAQQVAFMARLQNLDVNPERAAAKVILNARTGSIVMNQMVTLQNCAVAHGNLSVVVNTQPVVSQPGAFSNGQTVVAQQSQIQLKQDNGALRYVNAGANLADVVKALNSLGATPADLMSILQAMKAAGALRADLEII from the coding sequence ATGATCGACTTCCTTTCCTCCCGCCGTCTGCCGCGCCTGCTGCGCGGCCTGCGCGCCGCGCTGGCCGTCGGCCTGGCGTTCGCGCTCGGCTGCGCGCTGCCGGCCGCGAGCGCGCGCGCCGAACGCCTCAAGGATCTCGCGCAGATCCAGGGCGTGCGCGACAACCCGCTGATCGGCTATGGCCTGGTGGTGGGCCTCGACGGCACCGGCGACCAGACCACCCAGACGCCGTTTACGACCCAGACGCTGGCGAACATGCTGGCGAACCTCGGCATCTCGATCAACAACGGCACCTCGACGGGCGGCACTGCCTCGCTGTCGAACCTGCAGCTGAAGAACGTCGCGGCCGTGATGGTGACCGCCACGCTGCCGCCCTTCGCGCGCCCCGGCGAGGCGATCGACGTGACCGTCTCGTCGCTCGGCAACGCCAAGAGCCTGCGCGGCGGCACGCTGCTGCTCACGCCGTTGAAGGGCGCCGACGGCCAGGTCTACGCGCTCGCGCAGGGCAACATGGCGGTGGGCGGCGCCGGCGCGAGCGCCAACGGCAGCCGCGTGCAGGTCAACCAGCTCGCGGCCGGGCGCATCACCGGCGGCGCGATCGTCGAGCGCTCGGTGCCGAACGCGCTCGCGCAGATGAACGGCGTGCTGCTGCTGCAGCTCAACGACATGGATTACGGCACCGCCGAGCGCATCGTCACCGCCGTGAACTCGAACCTCGGGCCGGGCATCGCCACCGCGCTGGACGGCCGCACCATCCAGCTGACCGCGCCGTCCGATCCGGCCCAGCAGGTCGCGTTCATGGCGCGGCTGCAGAATCTCGACGTCAATCCGGAGCGCGCCGCGGCCAAGGTGATCCTCAATGCGCGCACCGGTTCGATCGTGATGAACCAGATGGTGACGCTGCAGAACTGCGCGGTCGCGCACGGCAACCTGTCCGTCGTCGTCAACACGCAGCCCGTGGTTTCGCAGCCCGGCGCGTTCTCGAACGGGCAGACCGTGGTTGCGCAGCAGTCGCAAATCCAGCTCAAGCAAGACAACGGCGCGCTGCGCTACGTCAACGCCGGCGCGAACCTCGCCGATGTCGTCAAGGCGCTGAATTCTCTCGGCGCCACACCGGCCGACCTGATGTCGATCCTGCAGGCGATGAAAGCCGCTGGAGCGCTGCGGGCCGACCTGGAGATCATCTGA
- the flgH gene encoding flagellar basal body L-ring protein FlgH, with the protein MKQVRLSRFAVLAAAAALAGCAQIPRQPITQQPMTAVPPVPPSMQAPGSIYNPGYAGRPLFEDQRPRNIGDILTIMIAENVNATKSSGANANRGSATDFKVPTAGFLGGLFGKAKLSASGDNKFTATGGASAANTFTGTITVTVTNVLPNGNLVVSGEKQMLINQGNEFVRFSGVVNPNTISGANSVYSTQVADARIEYSSKGYINETETMGWLQRFFLNVAPW; encoded by the coding sequence ATGAAGCAGGTTCGCCTTTCCCGATTCGCGGTGCTGGCTGCCGCGGCCGCCCTCGCCGGCTGCGCGCAGATACCGCGTCAGCCGATCACGCAACAGCCGATGACGGCCGTGCCGCCGGTGCCGCCGTCGATGCAGGCGCCCGGCTCGATCTACAACCCCGGCTACGCGGGCCGGCCGCTCTTCGAGGATCAGCGGCCGCGCAACATCGGCGACATCCTGACGATCATGATCGCGGAGAACGTCAACGCCACCAAGTCGTCGGGCGCGAACGCGAATCGCGGCTCCGCGACCGACTTCAAGGTGCCGACCGCCGGCTTCCTCGGCGGCCTGTTCGGCAAGGCGAAACTGAGCGCGAGCGGCGACAACAAGTTCACCGCCACCGGCGGCGCGAGCGCGGCCAACACGTTTACCGGCACCATCACGGTGACCGTCACCAACGTGCTGCCCAACGGCAACCTGGTGGTGAGCGGCGAGAAGCAGATGCTGATCAACCAGGGCAACGAGTTCGTGCGCTTCTCGGGGGTGGTCAATCCGAACACCATCTCGGGCGCGAATTCGGTGTATTCGACCCAGGTGGCCGACGCGCGCATCGAATACTCGTCGAAGGGCTACATCAACGAAACCGAGACGATGGGCTGGCTGCAGCGTTTCTTCCTCAACGTCGCGCCGTGGTGA
- the flgG gene encoding flagellar basal-body rod protein FlgG has translation MNRSLYIAATGMNAQQAQMDVISNNLANVSTNGFKGSRAVFEDLLYQTVRQPGANSTQQTELPSGLQLGTGVQQVATERLYTQGNLQQTGNSRDVAINGQGFFQVLMPDGTTAYTRDGSFQANNQGQLVTSAGYQVLPAITVPQNAQSLTIGADGVVTVTQPGSTNAVQIGSMQLATFINPEGLNALGQNLFAETTSSGAPNVTTPGLNGAGSLNQGYVESSNVNVVQELVNMIQTQRAYEINSKAVTTSDQMLQTVTQMKS, from the coding sequence GTGAACCGATCTCTCTACATCGCCGCGACCGGCATGAATGCGCAGCAGGCGCAGATGGACGTGATCTCGAACAACCTCGCGAACGTGAGCACCAATGGCTTCAAGGGCTCGCGCGCCGTGTTCGAGGACCTGCTGTACCAGACGGTGCGCCAGCCGGGCGCGAACTCGACGCAGCAAACCGAGCTGCCCTCGGGCCTGCAGCTCGGCACCGGCGTGCAGCAGGTCGCCACCGAGCGGCTCTACACGCAGGGCAACCTGCAGCAGACCGGCAACTCGCGCGACGTCGCGATCAACGGCCAGGGCTTCTTCCAGGTGCTGATGCCGGACGGCACCACCGCCTACACGCGCGACGGCTCGTTCCAGGCCAACAACCAGGGCCAGCTCGTCACCTCGGCGGGCTACCAGGTGCTGCCGGCCATCACCGTGCCGCAGAACGCGCAGTCGCTGACGATCGGCGCCGACGGCGTGGTGACGGTCACCCAGCCGGGCTCGACCAACGCGGTGCAGATCGGCTCGATGCAGCTGGCCACCTTCATCAACCCGGAAGGGCTCAACGCGCTCGGCCAGAACCTGTTCGCGGAAACCACCTCGTCGGGCGCGCCGAACGTGACGACGCCGGGCCTGAACGGCGCGGGCTCGCTGAATCAGGGCTACGTCGAGTCGTCGAACGTGAACGTGGTGCAGGAACTGGTCAACATGATCCAGACCCAGCGCGCCTACGAGATCAACAGCAAGGCCGTGACCACGTCCGACCAGATGCTGCAGACCGTCACGCAGATGAAGAGCTAA